A window of the Cicer arietinum cultivar CDC Frontier isolate Library 1 chromosome 6, Cicar.CDCFrontier_v2.0, whole genome shotgun sequence genome harbors these coding sequences:
- the LOC140920806 gene encoding protein MAINTENANCE OF MERISTEMS-like encodes MGDGAVHDTRQLGGYMTLLQCWIYEHFPRICKRGDRGAVPAHLPRACRWIAKHAVEGGLVTYRQRLDALLLDDVLFTPYDDDRANHPFEDISMFSGYLRCGGVSVPYLPERCLRQFGRIQCIPPDVPPRPASIDWV; translated from the exons ATGGGAGATGGGGCTGTCCACGACACTCGACAGTTAGGAGGTTACATGACCCTTTTACAG TGCTGGATCTACGAACACTTCCCTAGGATCTGTAAGCGGGGCGATAGAGGTGCGGTTCCTGCAcatcttccaagagcatgtaggtggaTTGCAAAACATGCTGTTGAAGGTGGATTAGTGACCTATCGGCAGAGACTTGATGCTTTGTTGCTTGATGATGTACTGTTTACACCATACGATGATGATCGAGCTAATCATCCGTTTGAAGATATTTCGATGTTCTCTGGTTATCTTCGATGTGGTGGAGTCTCAGTCCCATATTTGCCGGAGCGATGTCTTCGACAATTTGGTCGTATTCAGTGCATCCCGCCTGATGTTCCCCCCAGGCCCGCCAGTATAGATTGGGTGTAG
- the LOC101499357 gene encoding peroxidase 3-like — protein MKMGSQNYFKVLIICLIAIIGSTHAQLQLGFYAKSCPKAEKIILKYVHKHIPHVPSLAAALIRLHFHDCFVRGCDASVLVNSTQSNTAERDSFPNLTLRGFEFIDTVKSIVEAECPGVVSCADILALTARDSVHSIGGPFWKVPTGRRDGTISKTADVLLGLPAPFHNVSTLLTLFGNVGLDAKDLVLLSGAHTIGVSHCSTISTRLYNFTGKGDQDPDLDSKYAKNLKTRKCKDINDQTTLIEMDPGSRNTFDLGYYKQVVKNRGLFQSDATLLKSSTTKSIIDQQLKSNKKFFIEFAKSMEKMGRINVKVGTDGEIRKHCSLVN, from the exons ATGAAAATGGGAAGTCAAAATTACTTCAAGGTTTTGATTATTTGTCTTATAGCAATAATTGGATCAACTCATGCTCAATTGCAGCTTGGTTTCTATGCTAAAAGTTGTCCAAAAGCTGAGAAAATTATTCTTAAGTATGTTCATAAGCATATTCCCCATGTGCCATCACTAGCAGCTGCACTCATACGACTACATTTCCATGATTGTTTTGTCAGG GGATGTGATGCATCAGTGCTTGTGAACTCAACACAAAGCAACACGGCTGAAAGGGACTCTTTTCCAAATCTTACATTACGAGGCTTTGAATTCATTGACACAGTTAAGAGTATTGTTGAAGCTGAATGCCCTGGAGTTGTTTCTTGTGCTGATATATTGGCTTTGACTGCTAGAGACTCTGTCCATTCTAtt GGTGGACCTTTTTGGAAAGTTCCAACAGGTAGAAGGGATGGGACCATATCTAAAACAGCAGATGTTTTACTTGGCCTTCCTGCTCCATTTCACAATGTCTCCACCCTCTTAACTCTTTTCGGCAATGTTGGACTTGATGCAAAAGACTTGGTCTTACTTTCTG GTGCACACACAATTGGTGTTTCCCATTGCTCAACAATTTCAACAAGATTATACAATTTTACTGGAAAGGGTGATCAAGACCCAGATCTAGATAGTAAATATgctaaaaatttgaaaacacGTAAGTGTAAAGATATCAATGATCAAACCACACTTATTGAAATGGACCCTGGAAGTCGCAATACATTTGATCTTGGCTATTATAAGCAAGTTGTTAAGAATAGGGGTTTGTTCCAATCAGATGCTACATTGCTTAAAAGCTCAACTACAAAATCTATTATTGATCAACAgctaaaatcaaataaaaaattctttattGAATTTGCTAAGTCTATGGAGAAAATGGGTCGTATTAATGTCAAGGTTGGGACTGATGGAGAGATCAGGAAGCATTGTTCACTAGTAAATTAA
- the LOC140920805 gene encoding uncharacterized protein, whose protein sequence is MPLNNILEVEIFDVWGVDFMGPFPLSLGNQYILAAVDYVSKWIEVVAAPTNDAKVVIKLFKKILQKNSPLIRCVPLSVSEGWKISVRCGTHNHELLDTVTDHSYLGRLNEEERKFVNDMTKYKLAPRFILNALKVRNETNVTIPSQIYKARSTYRSSLRGPYTEMQHLLKLIQQENYVHWTRRRENSDILRDIFWTHPDCIKLLNTFHFVLICDSTYKTNRYRLPLLEIVGVTSTSLTFSVGFAYLEKEPQDNFIWAFEKVRMLFKSESLISKVIVTDRDLAMMNAISVVFPTSIHLLCRFHIEKNVGARCKQYVKKDRQEEVMDLWKKIVYSTSVEEYDHHLQQFEILCADIILFVDYVKDSWLTPYKERFVNVWTNRVMHLGNTTSNRVESAHWRLKNMLQTSFGDLCKSWDAVNMMLKNQICIIQSSFQKTIKDVEHGYNSQFFQNLHHCVSRKCMKLIDNQLERVKIVGTNKTECGCSIRTTHGLPCACELAKLQINGNAIPLDSIHDFWKQLSIAHELEDEESLSDYDFSEELEAMKAYMKTHDIISQRIFKAKVREVVFPHTTSILAPPEKVRTKGAGKKKKEFDTPRDPSYWEYVDASQESAKARQPSQSSQRSARQQSQSSQHSFKTQFPTYIRLYIEDIVDVVAGENCEFRAIAALLGWTEEPWALVRPQLDKEIGLHKDVYSNVFDDNVESVRNSLKISKLAVLRSRSDDDGPACAADDVPTCAADDGWSEDVPACAVDRGMIRGCDTDMYHG, encoded by the exons atgccTTTGAACAATATCCTCGAAGTTGAAATCTTCGATGTTTGGGGAGTTGATTTTATGGGACCATTTCCCTTGTCTCTTGGAAATCAATACATCCTTGCAGCAGTGGATTACGTGTCCAAATGGATTGAAGTTGTCGCTGCTCCAACAAATGATGCTAAGGTAGTGATTAAGCTCTTCAAAAAG atTCTACAGAAAAATTCACCACTGATCAG ATGTGTACCATTAAGTGTCAgtgaaggatggaaaattagtgttcgttgtgggACACACAATCATGAATTACTTGATACTGTAACCGATCATTCctatttggggcgtttaaacgaagaagagaggaaatttgtcaatgatatgacaaagtataagcttgcacccagattcattctaaatgctttgaaagtgAGAAATGAAACCAATGTCACTATTcccagtcaaatatataaagcaaggagtacttatcgatcatcattgagaggtccgtacacagaaatgcagcatctgttgaagttaatacaacaagaaaattatgtgcattggacaagaagacgggaaaattctgatattttgagagatattttttggacgcatcctgactgtataaagttgttaaacacatttcattttgttttgatatgtgatagcacatacaaaacaaacagatatcggttgccattacttgaaatagtCGGTGTCActtctactagtttgacattttcagttgggtttgcttatttggaaaaagagcCACAAGATAACTTCATATGGGCATTTGAGAAGGTACGAATGTTGTTCAAATCTGAGTCTttgatttctaaagttattgtgactgatagagatcttgccatgatgaatgcgattagtgttgtgtttcctacttcaatacatttgctatgtcgttttcatattgaaaaaaatgttggggcaagatgcaaacaatatgtcaaaaaggatagacaagaagaagtaatggatttatggaaaaagattgtctattcgactagtgtggaagagtatgatcatcatttgcaacaatttgagatattgtgtgccgatattattctttttgttgattatgtgaaagattcatggttaacaccttacaaagaaaggtttgtcaacgtttggaccaatagagtgatgcatttggggaacacaacatctaacag agttgagtctgctcattggagattgaaaaacatgcttcaaactagttttggtgatttgtgtaaaagcTGGGATGcagtgaatatgatgttgaagaaccaaatatgtatcattcagtcttcttttcagaaaaccatcaaggatgttgagcacgggtataattcacaattttttcaaaatctacatcactgtgtatcaagaaagtgtatgaaattaattgataaCCAGTTGGAAAGGGTGAAGATTGTAGGCACTAACAAAACAGAATGTGGTTGTTCAATtagaacaactcatggattaccatgtgcttgtgagttggctAAGTTGCAGATAAATGGTAATGCtatccctttagatagcattcatgATTTTTGGAAACAGTTAAGCATTGCACATGaattagaggatgaagaatctttatcagattatgacttttctgaagagttggaagcaatgaaagcgtacatgaaGACACACGATATTataagtcaaaggatattcaaggcaaaggtgcgtgaagttgtatttccacataccacatcaatacttgcaccaccAGAGAAAGTGAGAACCAAAGGAGctggtaaaaagaaaaaagaatttgatactcctcgtgatccttcatattgggagtatgttgatgcctctcaagaatctgcaaaggCAAGACAACCATCTCAATCATCTCAACGTTCTGCAAGGCAACAATCTCAATCATCTCAGCATTCTTTTAAGACACAATTTCCTACTTATATACGTCTGTATATTGAGGACATAGTAGATGTTGTGGCTGGTGAAAATTGTGAGTTTCGTGCAATTGCAGCATTGCTAGGTTGGACCGAAGAACCTTGGGCTTTAGTTCGACcacaattggataaagagattgGTCTACATAAAGATGTTTATTCTAATGTTTTTGATGACAATGTTGAATCAGTGCGGaactcattgaaaatatcaaaattgg CTGTTCTACGATCTCGGTCAGACGATGACGGACCAGCATGTGCAGCAGATGATGTACCCACATGTGCAGCAGATGATGGATGGTCAGAGGATGTACCCGCATGTGCAGTAGACCGAGGAATGATCAGAGGATGTGACACAGACATGTACCATGGATAA